In Nitrospira sp., one genomic interval encodes:
- a CDS encoding GAF and ANTAR domain-containing protein: MTAKRTVSQLEQALREKTREVDVLHRISESISNTLDLEAVLRHIVDMVVEVTKADACLLYLLSDNRDELILRASKNPHPKLIGRITIGWGEGITGWVARERTRVVIPNSASDDPRFKFFHNLPEDRYQAFVSVPITTKQEVVGVINAQHKRPRRYRPDELALLSTIATQVGGAIENARLYDQMTRKALQLETLSQVSETVSSNRLIEDVLQLIVTMTAQMMGSKICSIILLDQATGELRIAATQSLSEQYRRKPNVKIGQSISGRAVQERRPIIVPDVTTESTYVYPDMAAKEGLCSLLCVPMLVREKAIGVINTYTSKPRTFTTEDVKLMQAIANQAAISIEHTTLLEKSFEMQEALQVRKLLDRAKGYLMRSKRLSEDEAFKLIQRQSMDLRKSMREIAEAILLAGEIEERADKKRTGS, from the coding sequence ATGACGGCGAAACGGACGGTATCTCAATTGGAGCAAGCCCTTCGCGAGAAAACGCGAGAAGTCGATGTCTTGCATCGCATCAGCGAGTCGATCAGCAATACGCTCGATCTGGAAGCCGTCCTGCGTCACATCGTCGATATGGTAGTGGAGGTGACTAAGGCTGATGCCTGTCTGCTCTACTTACTATCTGACAACCGCGATGAACTCATTCTACGAGCTTCAAAGAATCCCCATCCCAAGTTGATCGGCCGCATTACGATCGGATGGGGAGAAGGAATTACCGGCTGGGTAGCCCGCGAAAGAACGCGAGTCGTTATCCCGAATAGCGCCAGCGACGACCCCCGATTCAAGTTTTTCCATAACCTGCCGGAAGACCGGTATCAGGCGTTCGTCTCCGTTCCCATCACGACCAAGCAGGAAGTCGTCGGAGTCATCAATGCTCAGCACAAACGACCGCGACGATACCGTCCCGACGAATTGGCGTTGTTGTCCACGATTGCGACCCAGGTCGGAGGGGCCATCGAGAACGCCCGGCTGTACGATCAAATGACTCGCAAAGCGCTTCAACTCGAGACCTTGTCACAGGTATCGGAAACGGTTTCTTCCAACCGGCTGATCGAAGACGTGTTGCAGCTGATCGTGACGATGACCGCCCAAATGATGGGGTCCAAAATCTGCTCCATCATTCTCCTCGATCAGGCGACAGGCGAACTGCGCATTGCAGCGACACAAAGTCTGAGTGAACAATATCGACGTAAGCCCAATGTGAAGATCGGTCAGAGCATCAGCGGACGCGCAGTCCAGGAGCGTCGGCCAATCATCGTGCCGGATGTCACCACGGAAAGTACGTATGTCTATCCTGACATGGCGGCCAAAGAAGGGCTCTGTTCCTTGTTGTGCGTCCCGATGCTGGTCCGTGAAAAGGCGATCGGAGTCATCAATACCTACACCTCCAAACCTCGCACGTTCACCACGGAGGATGTGAAATTGATGCAGGCGATTGCCAATCAAGCCGCCATCTCCATTGAACACACGACGCTGCTGGAGAAGTCGTTTGAGATGCAGGAGGCACTGCAGGTGCGCAAACTCCTGGACCGCGCTAAGGGTTATCTGATGCGGTCCAAGCGGCTCTCGGAAGACGAGGCATTCAAATTGATTCAGCGGCAGAGTATGGACCTTCGTAAATCGATGCGGGAAATTGCCGAGGCCATTCTCTTGGCAGGAGAAATCGAAGAGCGAGCGGATAAAAAGCGAACGGGTTCCTGA